One Vallitalea longa DNA segment encodes these proteins:
- a CDS encoding MATE family efflux transporter, producing MNKNLINKDTFLINEINKMAIPLVFNSVVGMLIGLIDTAMIGRISLDAFGAVGLISTTINSITGVLGAIAVAFNIAGAKSEGKGNTKDLVDNFISGISISLFIGTLFWLILFAFGDGILKVVYGLQGSLLKESLSYMNLFSMTTCLNMMLFMFSSLFKILNTTKYLFIGNITATITNVILNYILIFGKLSFKPMGVKGAGIASVISLSLNLIIYVFILYKKKLIVIDYLLPIIKILKLGLRLIRKSLALMGQEILESTLLVVCINAILSRIGVLELSAYTLLESVVTIVLMPMYSYASTTLTLVSKNYGEKQYEKMSIIPRQSLKLALIISIGLIILLIIFKSYIVLLLTNDYNLINYSINYYIIALVACLFSIPNNIYKYGLQGIGDERWVLFNSIVINLIGIALVFLFSLVFKMGLYGLYLGITIDFILLSICDYLRFSNKVTNKKTETI from the coding sequence TTGAATAAGAATTTAATAAATAAAGACACTTTTTTAATAAATGAGATTAACAAGATGGCAATACCCCTTGTATTTAATTCAGTAGTAGGAATGCTGATAGGGCTTATAGATACAGCAATGATAGGAAGAATATCTTTAGATGCTTTTGGAGCTGTTGGATTAATTAGTACAACCATTAACAGTATCACCGGAGTTCTTGGAGCTATAGCAGTAGCATTCAATATAGCAGGAGCTAAAAGTGAAGGTAAAGGTAACACAAAGGATTTAGTCGATAACTTCATATCAGGTATCTCAATTAGTTTGTTTATTGGTACGTTATTTTGGCTCATTTTATTTGCATTTGGAGATGGAATACTTAAGGTAGTATATGGATTACAAGGTAGTTTATTAAAAGAATCGCTTTCATATATGAATCTGTTCAGTATGACAACCTGCTTGAACATGATGTTATTTATGTTTTCATCATTGTTTAAGATATTGAATACCACCAAGTATCTGTTTATAGGTAACATTACAGCGACTATCACTAATGTAATTCTTAATTATATTCTTATTTTTGGAAAACTCTCCTTTAAGCCAATGGGAGTTAAAGGAGCAGGAATAGCATCAGTTATATCGCTTTCATTGAATTTGATTATATATGTTTTTATTCTATATAAGAAGAAATTAATTGTAATTGATTACTTATTACCCATTATTAAAATATTGAAATTGGGATTGAGATTAATTAGAAAATCTTTGGCATTAATGGGGCAGGAGATATTAGAATCTACGCTATTGGTAGTATGTATCAATGCAATATTATCTCGTATAGGAGTACTTGAACTATCTGCATATACTTTATTGGAGAGTGTTGTTACTATTGTATTAATGCCCATGTATTCCTATGCATCAACAACATTGACATTAGTCAGCAAGAATTACGGAGAAAAACAATACGAAAAAATGTCTATAATACCTAGACAATCGTTAAAATTAGCATTGATTATTTCAATAGGATTAATCATATTATTAATCATTTTCAAGTCATATATAGTTTTATTACTAACTAATGATTATAATTTAATAAACTATAGCATTAATTATTACATTATTGCTTTAGTTGCCTGTTTATTTAGCATACCTAATAATATATATAAATATGGTTTACAAGGTATTGGAGATGAAAGATGGGTTCTATTTAATTCTATAGTTATAAATCTTATAGGTATCGCGCTTGTCTTTTTATTTAGCTTAGTATTTAAAATGGGTTTGTATGGACTATATTTAGGTATAACAATTGATTTTATCTTATTAAGCATATGTGATTACCTAAGGTTTTCAAATAAAGTTACTAATAAAAAAACAGAGACGATATAA
- a CDS encoding glycoside hydrolase family 2 TIM barrel-domain containing protein: MKDYENLDILSINRQEPRATIFSYEDRERALTYERGTSKFFSLLNGVWDFKYLLYPNEINEDIFNNDEEWDKIEVPGHWQLQGYGNPHYTDLIYPFPIDPPNVPSKNPTGIYRRNFYINKDWLDRQIIIHFAGVDSAFHLYINGKMVGYSQGSRMPSEFDITTYINQGTNQITVVVYKFSDGSYLEDQDMWWLSGIFRDVYLVAKPMIHIDDVEVITDLDDEYKDADLKVNIKLNNNTHKVEKRSITLQLLDEYESNEIESKTVEDILINPNASIRNNIELSISNPKKWTAESPNLYNLLIMLHGANDIQEFVPLKVGFRKVEVVDGNFLVNGRVVMLRGVNRHEHHELMGRALPYDYMVKDIMMMKQHNINAVRTSHYPNDPRFYDLCDKFGLYVMDEADLECHGFETIGDISMISKDPKWKEAYLDRIRRMVERDKNHPSIIFWSLGNESGFGDNFRAMAEWCKKRDKTRLIHYEEDFESEVVDVDSTMYSSVEKMIEYVNKKTDKPRILCEYAHAMGNGPGGLKEYQDIFYKYKNLQGGFVWEWIDHGLLTENSEGEKFHAYGGDFGDIPNNSNFCCDGLIRPDRTIGSGLLEYKKVIQPIHFELNEDKSIVTITNLYDFIDTSHLEFFITCRQKGNVIFSYTLEDIIIPSKESKNVELQLDEFIKDHTEYLTIECNLKNNTSWGDKGHIVACETWKINNDTTNNLLTNISTPINYEETNNNIIIKGTNFNMSFCKNRLIIEHLTYEGKELINLGGQFNLWRSIIDNDMYIVKKWKEEYVHLVQNRIDDVTVIEKNNNIEINVKSYLAPPNRNWGFTLNYRYLISADGKIKIKINGIPKGKVPESLPKLGMEYRLPLCMKNFQWEGRGKHESYRDKKLAASLGTYESDIDECVMPYVYPQDYGNHTDTQWVNIYDERGMGFLVKMEDNKFDFSMKPYSKEEIDKCNHRNELKKGDYIYLDIDYEQNGLGSNSCGPKPAEQYTLKPHEFNFEVVIYPFSRNSYSPFTAMRYL, from the coding sequence ATGAAAGATTATGAAAATCTAGATATATTAAGTATAAATAGACAAGAGCCTAGAGCAACAATATTTTCATACGAAGATAGAGAAAGAGCGCTAACTTATGAGAGAGGAACATCAAAATTTTTTAGTTTATTGAATGGAGTATGGGATTTTAAATATTTATTATATCCTAATGAAATCAATGAAGATATATTCAATAATGATGAAGAGTGGGATAAAATAGAAGTTCCAGGGCATTGGCAACTTCAAGGTTATGGAAATCCTCATTATACAGATTTAATTTATCCATTTCCAATAGATCCCCCGAATGTTCCATCTAAGAATCCTACTGGAATCTATAGGAGAAATTTTTATATAAATAAGGATTGGTTGGATAGACAGATAATTATTCATTTTGCAGGTGTGGATAGTGCTTTTCATTTATATATAAATGGTAAGATGGTAGGTTACAGTCAAGGAAGTAGGATGCCTTCAGAATTTGACATAACAACATATATAAATCAAGGAACTAATCAAATAACAGTTGTGGTTTATAAATTTTCAGATGGAAGCTATTTAGAAGACCAAGATATGTGGTGGTTAAGCGGGATATTCAGAGATGTTTATTTAGTGGCTAAACCTATGATACATATTGATGATGTTGAAGTTATTACAGATTTAGATGATGAATATAAAGATGCTGATTTGAAAGTAAATATTAAGTTGAATAATAATACTCATAAGGTAGAGAAAAGGTCAATAACTTTGCAATTGTTAGATGAATATGAATCAAATGAGATAGAATCTAAAACAGTTGAAGATATATTAATTAATCCTAATGCTAGTATTAGAAATAATATAGAATTATCTATATCCAATCCCAAGAAATGGACAGCAGAAAGTCCTAATTTATATAATCTTTTGATTATGTTACATGGTGCTAATGATATCCAAGAATTTGTACCATTAAAAGTAGGTTTCAGAAAAGTAGAGGTAGTTGATGGTAACTTCTTAGTTAACGGTAGGGTGGTCATGCTACGAGGTGTCAATAGACATGAACATCACGAGTTAATGGGAAGGGCTTTACCATATGATTATATGGTAAAAGATATCATGATGATGAAACAACATAATATTAATGCAGTTAGAACATCTCATTATCCTAATGACCCAAGGTTTTATGATCTTTGTGATAAGTTCGGTTTATATGTAATGGATGAAGCAGATCTGGAATGTCATGGGTTTGAAACAATAGGAGATATCAGTATGATAAGTAAAGATCCAAAATGGAAAGAAGCTTATCTAGATAGAATTAGAAGGATGGTAGAGAGAGATAAAAATCATCCTAGTATTATTTTTTGGTCCCTTGGTAATGAATCTGGTTTTGGTGATAATTTTAGAGCTATGGCAGAATGGTGTAAGAAAAGGGATAAAACAAGACTTATTCATTATGAAGAGGATTTTGAATCAGAAGTAGTAGATGTGGATTCCACTATGTATAGCTCAGTTGAGAAAATGATTGAATATGTTAATAAAAAAACTGATAAGCCACGTATTCTATGTGAATATGCCCATGCTATGGGTAATGGACCTGGTGGATTAAAGGAATATCAAGATATATTCTATAAGTACAAAAATCTACAGGGTGGTTTTGTGTGGGAATGGATTGATCATGGACTTTTGACAGAAAATAGTGAGGGTGAAAAGTTCCATGCATATGGGGGAGATTTTGGTGATATACCTAACAACTCCAACTTTTGCTGTGATGGTTTGATAAGACCAGATAGGACAATAGGAAGCGGGTTACTTGAATATAAGAAAGTAATTCAACCAATACATTTTGAGTTGAATGAAGATAAGAGTATAGTAACCATAACTAATTTATATGATTTTATTGATACTTCTCATCTGGAATTTTTTATTACATGTAGGCAGAAAGGAAATGTAATATTCAGTTATACATTAGAAGATATTATTATACCATCCAAAGAGAGTAAAAATGTAGAACTACAACTAGATGAATTCATTAAAGATCATACAGAATATTTAACTATTGAATGTAATCTGAAAAATAATACATCATGGGGAGATAAAGGTCATATTGTTGCTTGTGAAACATGGAAAATAAATAATGATACAACAAATAATCTATTGACTAACATATCGACACCTATTAATTATGAAGAAACCAATAATAATATTATTATCAAGGGAACCAACTTCAATATGTCATTCTGTAAAAACAGATTGATCATAGAACATTTAACATATGAGGGAAAAGAATTAATTAACTTAGGAGGACAATTCAACCTTTGGAGAAGTATAATTGACAATGATATGTATATAGTTAAAAAATGGAAAGAGGAATATGTACATCTAGTTCAGAATAGAATTGATGATGTTACTGTAATTGAAAAAAATAACAATATTGAAATAAATGTTAAAAGCTATCTTGCTCCACCTAATAGAAATTGGGGATTTACATTGAATTATCGATATCTAATTTCTGCAGATGGTAAAATAAAGATTAAGATAAATGGTATACCAAAAGGTAAAGTACCTGAATCATTACCTAAATTAGGTATGGAATATCGACTTCCTTTGTGTATGAAAAATTTTCAATGGGAAGGACGGGGAAAACACGAGTCATATAGAGATAAGAAACTGGCTGCTAGCTTAGGCACATATGAATCTGATATAGATGAATGTGTAATGCCTTATGTTTATCCTCAAGATTATGGTAATCATACAGATACACAATGGGTTAATATATATGATGAAAGAGGTATGGGATTTCTTGTTAAAATGGAAGATAATAAGTTCGATTTTTCAATGAAGCCTTATTCAAAAGAAGAAATTGATAAATGCAATCATAGGAATGAATTGAAAAAGGGTGATTATATATACTTAGATATTGATTATGAACAAAATGGACTTGGAAGCAATAGTTGTGGTCCAAAACCAGCAGAACAATATACATTAAAGCCACATGAATTCAACTTTGAAGTAGTAATATATCCGTTTTCTAGGAATAGTTATTCTCCTTTTACAGCTATGCGATATTTATAA
- a CDS encoding ABC transporter substrate-binding protein, translated as MLRYQSNKDPLIKDSKIKDSILIWGWDESLNKSFSEYSKKNNVSIKYELIDSNDYLRILQSSLAVNKKIPDIVFMERDQISDLIDLGLCEDLGKKPFNILSEDFLHYNIDNYKDKDNNIIGIPYDIAISALAYRSDLTEKYFNVKDRKLVEDKLYSWDILFENALEVKNRSKEDIKLFPSIRDYAVMVINQYDKKLIENDKLNCKEYVEDIFGDCIFLRDNELVYPICQWSPEWYYYIDYGNSIFLPCPPWFLHYVIENMENKNIHYNIMMPPEGGFIWGGTAWGISKQSNHKEEAFKLLKWLLLSEEGAYHNINDYRLLTHYAHSYNEDKFIYSKKLIFENQAMGEIYMREIYNNMKVRPISEYETKFNCAFDYTLECILKHEANNSKEAMEIFISKIKNLIPELID; from the coding sequence TTGTTAAGATATCAAAGTAATAAAGACCCATTGATTAAAGATAGTAAAATAAAGGATTCAATTCTTATATGGGGATGGGATGAATCTCTTAATAAGAGTTTTTCAGAATACTCTAAGAAAAACAATGTCAGCATAAAATATGAGTTGATTGATAGTAATGATTATTTGAGAATATTGCAGAGTTCGTTAGCAGTAAATAAAAAGATACCTGATATTGTTTTTATGGAACGTGACCAGATCAGTGATTTAATAGATTTAGGTCTATGTGAAGATCTAGGGAAAAAACCGTTTAATATATTAAGTGAAGATTTTTTGCATTATAACATCGACAATTATAAAGATAAAGATAACAATATAATTGGAATACCCTATGATATTGCAATTTCTGCACTAGCTTATAGATCTGATCTCACAGAAAAATATTTTAATGTAAAAGATAGGAAACTGGTAGAAGACAAGTTATATTCTTGGGATATATTATTTGAAAATGCTCTTGAAGTAAAAAACAGAAGCAAAGAGGACATTAAATTATTCCCAAGCATCAGAGATTATGCTGTAATGGTTATCAATCAATATGATAAGAAGCTAATTGAAAATGATAAGTTGAATTGTAAGGAATACGTTGAAGATATTTTTGGAGATTGCATTTTCCTTAGGGATAATGAATTGGTATATCCAATATGTCAATGGAGTCCAGAATGGTATTACTACATAGATTATGGAAACAGTATATTTCTACCTTGTCCACCGTGGTTTTTACATTATGTTATTGAAAATATGGAAAATAAAAATATCCACTATAATATTATGATGCCACCTGAAGGAGGTTTCATATGGGGCGGAACTGCATGGGGAATATCAAAACAAAGTAACCATAAGGAAGAAGCTTTTAAATTATTGAAATGGTTACTTCTATCGGAAGAAGGAGCTTACCATAATATAAATGATTATAGGTTGTTAACCCACTATGCTCATTCATATAATGAGGATAAGTTTATTTATTCTAAGAAACTGATATTTGAAAATCAAGCAATGGGCGAAATCTATATGAGGGAAATATATAATAACATGAAAGTTAGACCCATCAGTGAATATGAAACAAAGTTCAACTGTGCTTTTGATTATACTCTTGAATGCATATTGAAACATGAAGCCAACAATAGTAAAGAGGCAATGGAAATATTTATTAGCAAGATAAAGAATTTGATTCCAGAATTAATAGATTAG